From Cellulomonas chengniuliangii, the proteins below share one genomic window:
- a CDS encoding urease subunit alpha — protein sequence MAAATGAATAPHVPALVVPRARYAALYGPTVGDQVRLGDTDLWIEVEEDRTAGGDEAVFGGGKSIRESMLQGSTSRAEGAPDTVITNVVVLDWWGVVRADVGIRDGRIVALGKAGNPDVADGVHPALRIGPSTDVISGEGKILTAGGFDAHVHLISPSQVVEALATGITTIAGGGTGPSEGTKATTVTPGAWHLRAIHRSLDHLPVNVLLLGKGNTVSAAGLAEQALNGAAGYKVHEDWGSTPAALDAALRAAQDWGLQVALHSDSLNEAGFLESTVSAIAGRSIHAFHTEGAGGGHAPDIMRLAGEPYVLPGSTNPTLPHTRNTVAEHLDMLMVCHHLNPRVPEDLAFAESRIRATTIAAEDVLHDMGAISMTSSDAQAMGRIGEVVTRTWQVAHVMKHRRGPLSSSLPADNERARRYVAKYTINPAIAHGVDAEIGSVEVGKLADLVLWDPRFFGVRPQVVIKGGALVWGALGDPNASIPSPQPVLMRPALADAIGADVSVSFVAPRALEDGVAERLGLRRRLMGVADTRAVTKAEMRNNDVCPRIDIDSETFQIDVDGERVEPAPVDEVPLGRLYSMF from the coding sequence ATGGCTGCGGCCACGGGGGCCGCCACCGCCCCGCACGTGCCCGCCCTCGTGGTCCCGCGGGCCCGCTATGCGGCGCTGTACGGCCCGACGGTCGGCGACCAGGTGCGCTTGGGCGACACCGACCTGTGGATCGAGGTCGAGGAGGACCGCACCGCCGGCGGCGACGAGGCGGTGTTCGGCGGCGGCAAGTCGATCCGCGAGTCCATGCTGCAGGGGTCCACGTCCCGCGCCGAGGGCGCTCCCGACACCGTGATCACCAACGTCGTGGTGCTCGACTGGTGGGGCGTGGTGCGCGCCGACGTCGGCATCCGCGACGGGCGGATCGTCGCCCTCGGGAAGGCGGGCAACCCCGACGTGGCCGACGGCGTCCACCCGGCGCTGCGCATCGGCCCGTCCACGGACGTGATCAGCGGCGAGGGCAAGATCCTCACGGCCGGAGGGTTCGACGCGCACGTCCACCTGATCTCGCCGTCGCAGGTGGTCGAGGCGCTCGCCACCGGCATCACCACCATCGCGGGCGGCGGGACCGGCCCCTCGGAGGGCACCAAGGCCACCACCGTCACGCCCGGCGCCTGGCACCTGCGCGCCATCCACCGCAGCCTGGACCACCTGCCCGTCAACGTGCTGCTGCTGGGCAAGGGCAACACCGTCAGCGCGGCGGGCCTCGCCGAGCAGGCGCTGAACGGGGCGGCCGGGTACAAGGTGCACGAGGACTGGGGCTCGACCCCGGCGGCTCTCGACGCCGCGCTGCGCGCCGCGCAGGACTGGGGCCTGCAGGTGGCCCTGCACTCGGACTCGCTCAACGAGGCCGGCTTCCTGGAGTCCACGGTCTCGGCGATCGCGGGCCGTTCGATCCACGCGTTCCACACCGAGGGGGCCGGGGGCGGCCACGCGCCCGACATCATGCGGCTGGCGGGCGAGCCGTACGTGCTGCCGGGGTCCACCAACCCGACGCTGCCGCACACCCGCAACACGGTGGCCGAGCACCTGGACATGCTCATGGTCTGCCACCACCTGAACCCCCGGGTCCCTGAGGACCTGGCCTTCGCGGAGTCCCGCATCCGGGCGACGACCATCGCCGCCGAGGACGTGCTGCACGACATGGGCGCGATCTCCATGACGTCCTCGGACGCGCAGGCGATGGGCCGCATCGGCGAGGTGGTCACCCGCACCTGGCAGGTCGCGCACGTGATGAAGCACCGTCGTGGGCCGCTCTCGTCGAGCCTCCCGGCGGACAACGAGCGCGCGCGCCGGTACGTGGCCAAGTACACGATCAACCCGGCGATCGCCCACGGCGTCGACGCGGAGATCGGGTCGGTCGAGGTCGGCAAGCTCGCCGACCTGGTGCTGTGGGACCCCCGGTTCTTCGGGGTGCGGCCGCAGGTGGTGATCAAGGGCGGCGCGCTCGTCTGGGGAGCCCTCGGCGACCCGAACGCCTCGATCCCGTCTCCGCAGCCGGTGCTGATGCGCCCGGCCCTGGCGGACGCGATCGGCGCGGACGTGTCGGTGTCCTTCGTGGCGCCGCGGGCGCTCGAGGACGGCGTGGCGGAGCGCCTGGGGCTGCGGCGCCGGCTGATGGGCGTCGCGGACACCCGCGCGGTCACCAAGGCGGAGATGCGGAACAACGACGTGTGCCCCCGCATCGACATCGACTCCGAGACCTTCCAGATCGACGTGGACGGCGAGCGTGTGGAGCCCGCCCCCGTCGACGAGGTGCCGCTCGGCCGGCTCTACTCGATGTTCTGA
- a CDS encoding ABC transporter permease, translating to MRSENLVDVPSAAAARALPVPAPAEPAALPRSAPAGRSPGRRLPRLPARRVAAAGLVLLVAYAVLVPMLLQVDLDHVDYGVGATSPSPAHPFGTDLAGRDLFVRSAHGLRVSLVAALAGALGAVVVGAVVGAACALLGGRVDRWGMRLVDGVNAVPHLLLGIVVAAALRGSLVTIVLVVAATHWTQTARLVRAELLTLSGQDFYRAAIALGLTRRQLLRHHAAPRLATQLTVAFGLLVPHAVWHESTLTFLGLGLPPHQPSLGALLDLGQQALLSQAWWTLAAPAGLLVAVTICLAGCLAGREEGHHA from the coding sequence ATGCGCTCTGAGAACCTGGTCGACGTCCCCTCGGCGGCAGCGGCTCGCGCCCTTCCCGTCCCCGCGCCCGCCGAGCCGGCCGCCCTGCCGCGGAGCGCCCCCGCCGGGCGCTCGCCTGGCCGCCGCCTCCCGCGCCTGCCCGCACGCCGGGTCGCGGCCGCCGGGCTGGTGCTGCTGGTCGCGTACGCCGTGCTGGTCCCGATGCTGCTCCAGGTGGACCTCGACCACGTCGACTACGGCGTCGGGGCCACCAGCCCGTCGCCCGCCCACCCGTTCGGCACGGACCTCGCCGGCCGGGACCTGTTCGTCCGCTCGGCCCACGGGCTGCGGGTGTCGCTGGTCGCCGCGCTCGCCGGGGCGCTCGGCGCGGTGGTGGTCGGCGCCGTGGTCGGGGCGGCCTGCGCGCTGCTCGGCGGTCGGGTCGACCGCTGGGGCATGCGCCTGGTCGACGGGGTCAACGCGGTGCCGCACCTGCTGCTCGGCATCGTCGTCGCCGCCGCGCTGCGCGGGTCCCTCGTCACCATCGTGCTGGTGGTCGCCGCGACGCACTGGACGCAGACGGCCCGGCTGGTGCGGGCCGAGCTGCTCACCCTGAGCGGCCAGGACTTCTACCGGGCCGCGATCGCGCTCGGACTCACCCGGCGCCAGTTGCTGCGCCACCACGCCGCCCCCCGTCTGGCCACGCAACTCACGGTGGCGTTCGGGCTGCTGGTGCCGCACGCCGTCTGGCACGAGTCCACGCTCACCTTCCTGGGCCTCGGCCTTCCGCCGCACCAACCGTCGCTCGGCGCGCTGCTGGACCTGGGGCAGCAGGCGCTGCTGTCCCAGGCGTGGTGGACGCTGGCCGCCCCCGCGGGCCTGCTCGTCGCCGTCACCATCTGCCTGGCCGGCTGCCTCGCCGGTCGCGAGGAGGGCCACCATGCCTGA
- a CDS encoding urease accessory protein UreD translates to MTRIVVAPGPGRSMLELRSGALAARVLEQDATGARVALVANGALLLAGDVVEVEVDVADGAWLEVVETTGTVAYGGEQRSRWDVDVRLGAGATLTWGALPFVVSDGARTHRRTRARLGEGARALLRETLVLGRAGQAGGDLWSELAAHDAVGPLQVEDLDLSRPARALPGVVSGGSGAAPLTVVDTVLALGWRPTPLAGPSDPWVTYLELERPGAMLRWLGRELHQDTVGDRCLAAWAAELAQPRGDASPTPEPVPLRTTHTKEFA, encoded by the coding sequence GTGACCCGGATCGTCGTCGCGCCGGGGCCCGGGCGGTCCATGCTCGAGCTGCGGTCCGGCGCGCTGGCGGCGCGGGTGCTCGAGCAGGACGCGACCGGCGCGCGCGTGGCCCTGGTCGCCAACGGCGCCCTGCTCCTGGCGGGCGACGTCGTCGAGGTCGAGGTGGACGTCGCGGACGGCGCCTGGCTCGAGGTCGTGGAGACCACCGGCACGGTGGCGTACGGCGGGGAGCAGCGCTCGCGGTGGGACGTCGACGTGCGCCTGGGCGCCGGCGCCACGCTCACCTGGGGCGCGCTCCCGTTCGTGGTGTCCGACGGCGCCCGCACCCACCGCCGCACCCGGGCGCGCCTGGGCGAGGGGGCGCGGGCCCTGCTCCGCGAGACCCTGGTGCTCGGGCGCGCCGGCCAGGCGGGCGGCGACCTGTGGAGCGAGCTGGCCGCGCACGACGCCGTCGGACCGCTGCAGGTCGAGGACCTGGACCTGTCCCGGCCCGCGCGGGCCCTGCCGGGGGTCGTCAGCGGCGGCTCGGGCGCCGCGCCGCTGACCGTGGTGGACACCGTGCTGGCCCTCGGTTGGCGGCCCACGCCGCTGGCCGGCCCGTCCGACCCCTGGGTGACCTATCTCGAGCTCGAGCGCCCTGGCGCGATGCTGCGCTGGCTCGGCCGCGAGCTGCACCAGGACACCGTCGGCGACCGCTGCCTCGCCGCGTGGGCGGCCGAGCTCGCCCAGCCGCGCGGCGACGCGTCGCCAACCCCAGAACCCGTCCCCCTCCGCACCACCCACACCAAGGAGTTCGCATGA
- the argJ gene encoding bifunctional glutamate N-acetyltransferase/amino-acid acetyltransferase ArgJ has translation MTTTVAGFVGVTGNAGVKDGRPDVSLVHATGASTSAAVFTRSLFSGPSVTLSRAGDLAGLRAVVVVSGNANVATGDAGLADARELQSWAADRAGCAPEQVLVASTGVIGVPYPMDALRDGLAALPAAAPVDLDAVSRAIMTTDTHPKAASRQVGAATVVGVAKGVGMIEPDMATMLSFVYTDAQVPAADLDRVFRAVVARTYNAVSVDTDTSTSDTAAILASGAAGPVDLDELEAALLEVCTELVRMIASDGEGASTLIEVRVTGARDDAQAKLVGKAIVNSPLVKTAVHGADPNWGRVAMAIGKCSTEEDIRQEAVRIAFGGLETYPRLPTPEARSQLEAYLRNDEVVIEVDLGIAEGAFTVYGCDLTEGYIRINADYTT, from the coding sequence ATGACCACCACCGTCGCCGGGTTCGTCGGCGTCACCGGCAACGCGGGCGTCAAGGACGGCCGGCCGGACGTCAGCCTGGTGCACGCCACCGGCGCCAGCACGTCGGCCGCCGTGTTCACCCGGTCGCTGTTCTCGGGCCCGAGCGTGACGCTCAGCCGCGCGGGCGACCTCGCGGGGTTGCGCGCGGTGGTCGTGGTGTCCGGCAACGCGAACGTCGCCACCGGGGACGCCGGCCTGGCCGACGCCCGCGAGCTGCAGTCCTGGGCCGCCGATCGCGCCGGCTGCGCGCCCGAGCAGGTGCTCGTCGCCTCGACCGGCGTCATCGGCGTGCCGTACCCGATGGACGCGCTGCGCGACGGACTGGCCGCCCTGCCCGCGGCGGCGCCGGTGGACCTCGACGCGGTGTCCCGCGCCATCATGACCACGGACACGCACCCCAAGGCCGCCTCCCGCCAGGTGGGCGCCGCGACCGTCGTCGGCGTCGCCAAGGGCGTGGGCATGATCGAGCCCGACATGGCGACCATGCTGTCCTTCGTCTACACCGACGCGCAGGTCCCCGCCGCGGACCTGGACCGGGTCTTCCGCGCCGTGGTCGCCCGGACGTACAACGCGGTGAGCGTCGACACCGACACGTCCACCTCGGACACCGCCGCGATCCTCGCCTCCGGCGCCGCGGGGCCGGTCGACCTGGACGAGCTCGAGGCCGCGCTGCTCGAGGTCTGCACCGAGCTGGTGCGGATGATCGCCTCCGACGGCGAAGGCGCCTCGACGCTCATCGAGGTGCGGGTCACGGGCGCGCGCGACGACGCCCAGGCCAAGCTGGTCGGCAAGGCCATCGTGAACTCCCCGCTCGTCAAGACCGCGGTGCACGGCGCCGACCCGAACTGGGGCCGGGTCGCCATGGCCATCGGGAAGTGCTCGACCGAGGAGGACATCCGCCAGGAGGCCGTCCGCATCGCGTTCGGCGGGCTCGAGACCTACCCCCGGCTCCCCACGCCCGAGGCACGGTCGCAGCTCGAGGCGTACCTGAGGAACGACGAGGTGGTCATCGAGGTCGACCTCGGCATCGCCGAGGGGGCGTTCACCGTGTACGGGTGCGACCTCACCGAGGGGTACATCCGCATCAACGCGGACTACACCACCTGA
- a CDS encoding ABC transporter permease, whose amino-acid sequence MTLISDTGREAPVAPAPGDGMPLVAPAPRGAASGRRVAVLRLVRRRLLWAAPLMGVISLAVFALAAASPTDAAAAFLGARDEFTGGAARASVEDVVTGAHGAGAHWAEAWWRWASGLVSGDLGVSTSARMPVADVVAARLPWTLLLMVLGLALGAAVAVPLALIAARQPHGLLARVLTSGLWALSAVPAFLVAMGLMAVLAVGLGWLPTGGLTDAGAAVTPGQVGRHLVLPVLSVALAQLPWITLHLHRAVTAQLRSPATEAARLRGVPERQVLARHVLPTAAVPTLAIAGARLPEVVAGSVLVEEVFSWPGLGQSLVSAALAQDFALLAASTVLLSAVAVLGGLLADLCLVRIDPRTDPDAL is encoded by the coding sequence ATGACTCTGATTTCCGACACGGGACGGGAGGCGCCGGTGGCGCCGGCGCCCGGTGACGGCATGCCCCTGGTCGCCCCGGCGCCGCGCGGCGCCGCGTCGGGGCGCCGCGTGGCCGTGCTGCGACTGGTCCGGCGCCGGCTCCTGTGGGCGGCGCCCCTGATGGGCGTCATCAGCCTGGCCGTGTTCGCGCTGGCCGCCGCCTCGCCCACGGACGCCGCCGCGGCGTTCCTGGGCGCCCGCGACGAGTTCACCGGCGGCGCCGCGCGGGCCTCCGTCGAGGACGTCGTCACGGGCGCCCACGGCGCCGGCGCCCACTGGGCCGAGGCGTGGTGGCGGTGGGCGTCCGGCCTGGTGAGCGGCGACCTGGGCGTCTCCACATCGGCGCGGATGCCCGTCGCGGACGTCGTGGCCGCCCGGCTGCCGTGGACGCTGCTGCTCATGGTGCTGGGCCTCGCGCTGGGCGCCGCAGTGGCCGTCCCGCTGGCGCTCATCGCGGCACGCCAGCCGCACGGGCTCCTGGCCCGGGTCCTCACCTCGGGGCTGTGGGCGCTGTCGGCCGTGCCGGCCTTCCTCGTCGCGATGGGCCTCATGGCGGTGCTGGCGGTCGGCCTGGGCTGGCTGCCCACAGGCGGCCTCACCGACGCCGGCGCCGCCGTGACGCCCGGGCAGGTGGGTCGGCACCTCGTGCTGCCCGTGCTGTCGGTGGCGCTGGCCCAGCTGCCCTGGATCACCCTGCACCTGCACCGCGCCGTCACCGCGCAGCTGCGCAGCCCCGCGACCGAGGCGGCCCGGCTGCGCGGCGTGCCCGAGCGGCAGGTGCTGGCCAGGCACGTGCTGCCGACCGCCGCGGTGCCGACGCTGGCCATCGCCGGCGCCCGGCTGCCGGAGGTCGTCGCCGGGTCGGTGCTGGTGGAGGAGGTCTTCTCCTGGCCCGGGCTCGGCCAGTCGCTGGTCAGCGCGGCGCTCGCCCAGGACTTCGCGCTGCTCGCCGCGTCCACCGTGCTGCTCTCCGCCGTGGCGGTGCTCGGCGGGCTGCTCGCCGACCTCTGCCTGGTGCGGATCGACCCGAGGACGGACCCCGATGCGCTCTGA
- a CDS encoding acyl-CoA thioesterase: MDTTAPQTTRTHRGRVEMPVRWSDVDLFGHVNNAAYLRYLDDARFTLFPSMGVDELGALTASLLVVVKHEIDYVAPLTFRPAPFAVEVWVSRIGRSSVDFAYEIVDAADSATVYLRARSRMVQLDQATHAARAFTPEERALYEAYLEESPQLRGW; encoded by the coding sequence ATGGACACGACAGCGCCACAGACCACCAGGACGCACCGGGGCCGCGTCGAGATGCCGGTGCGCTGGTCGGACGTCGACCTGTTCGGGCACGTCAACAACGCCGCCTACCTGCGCTACCTCGACGACGCCCGGTTCACCCTGTTCCCCTCCATGGGCGTGGACGAGCTCGGGGCGCTCACAGCGTCGCTGCTCGTGGTCGTCAAGCACGAGATCGACTACGTCGCCCCGCTGACGTTCCGCCCCGCGCCGTTCGCCGTCGAGGTGTGGGTGTCCCGGATCGGCCGCTCGTCGGTCGACTTCGCCTACGAGATCGTGGACGCGGCCGACTCCGCCACGGTCTACCTGCGCGCCCGCTCCCGCATGGTCCAGCTCGACCAGGCCACCCACGCGGCGCGGGCTTTCACCCCCGAGGAGCGCGCCCTGTACGAGGCCTACCTCGAGGAGTCGCCCCAGCTGCGGGGCTGGTGA
- a CDS encoding urease subunit gamma codes for MHLTPADQEKLLLSVAGMVARDRLSRGVRLNHPETVALLATWVIERAREGATVAELMEAGRTVLSRDDVMPGVAELLPDVQVEATFDDGRKLVTIHQPIA; via the coding sequence ATGCACCTGACCCCTGCCGACCAGGAGAAGCTGCTGCTCAGCGTCGCGGGCATGGTGGCCCGCGACCGCCTCTCCCGAGGCGTGCGGCTCAACCACCCCGAGACCGTGGCGCTGCTCGCGACGTGGGTCATCGAGCGGGCCCGCGAGGGCGCGACCGTGGCCGAGCTCATGGAGGCCGGCCGCACCGTGCTGAGCCGTGACGACGTCATGCCCGGGGTCGCGGAGCTGCTGCCGGACGTCCAGGTCGAGGCGACGTTCGACGACGGCCGCAAGCTCGTGACCATCCACCAGCCCATCGCCTGA
- the ureG gene encoding urease accessory protein UreG codes for MRLGVAGPVGTGKSSLIATLCRRLADQLSLAVVTNDIYTDEDARFLRSAGVLDPDRIRPVETGACPHTAIRDDVTANLLAVEDLEADFAPLDLVVVESGGDNLTATFSPALVDAQIFVLDVAGGGDVVRKGGPGIARADLLVVNKTDLGPYVGVDVERMVREGVAARDGRPVVALSRHDEASVDELVAWVLETLAGYRAGGHVAVDPGPMAPHFHADEEHPDGGFTHTHDHDHDDAPQGAAVGEPA; via the coding sequence ATGCGTCTGGGCGTCGCCGGCCCGGTCGGCACAGGGAAGAGCTCGCTCATCGCGACGCTGTGCCGCCGGCTCGCGGACCAGCTCTCGCTGGCCGTGGTGACGAATGACATCTACACCGACGAGGACGCGCGGTTCCTGCGCTCCGCCGGGGTGCTCGACCCGGATCGGATCCGCCCGGTGGAGACAGGCGCCTGCCCGCACACCGCGATCCGCGACGACGTGACCGCGAACCTGCTGGCCGTCGAGGACCTCGAGGCCGACTTCGCGCCGCTCGACCTGGTGGTCGTCGAGTCCGGCGGGGACAACCTCACCGCGACGTTCTCCCCGGCGCTCGTGGACGCGCAGATCTTCGTGCTGGATGTGGCCGGCGGCGGCGACGTGGTCCGCAAGGGCGGCCCCGGCATCGCCCGCGCCGACCTGCTCGTGGTGAACAAGACGGACCTGGGCCCGTACGTGGGCGTCGACGTGGAGCGCATGGTCCGCGAGGGCGTCGCCGCGCGTGACGGGCGCCCCGTGGTGGCGCTGTCCCGGCACGACGAGGCGTCGGTGGACGAGCTCGTCGCCTGGGTGCTGGAGACCCTCGCCGGGTACCGGGCGGGCGGCCACGTCGCGGTGGACCCGGGGCCGATGGCGCCGCACTTCCACGCCGACGAGGAGCACCCCGACGGCGGCTTCACCCACACGCACGACCACGACCACGACGACGCGCCGCAGGGCGCCGCGGTGGGCGAGCCGGCGTGA
- a CDS encoding urease accessory protein UreF, producing the protein MAAPTGAGAAGEAPPAPGSFAVPSALLLTLLADARLPSGGHTQSGGLEPALRAGLRAGDVADYARARLRTVTAVEAGTAVVARAVAAAGEDLAAVDAAWAARTPSPALRANARRLGRGQLRVARTLWPVAPGRPDPLGQPAARAWPRPVVLGVLAHRAGLDAWDLGRLVGYDDVQTVVAALLKLEPADPLETTGMVVDLLPEIDALAARVSHLRHPVEIPAGGAPLMERWAQTHAATTERLFSA; encoded by the coding sequence ATGGCTGCTCCGACTGGCGCCGGGGCCGCGGGCGAGGCGCCGCCCGCCCCTGGGTCGTTCGCCGTCCCCTCCGCCCTGCTGCTGACCCTGCTCGCCGACGCCCGCCTGCCCTCCGGCGGGCACACGCAGTCCGGCGGGCTCGAGCCCGCGCTGCGAGCGGGCCTGCGGGCGGGCGATGTCGCCGACTACGCCCGTGCCCGGCTGCGCACCGTGACCGCGGTCGAGGCGGGCACGGCCGTCGTGGCGCGGGCCGTGGCCGCCGCGGGGGAGGACCTGGCCGCCGTCGACGCCGCGTGGGCCGCCCGGACGCCGTCGCCGGCGCTCCGGGCCAACGCGCGGCGGCTGGGCCGCGGGCAGCTGCGGGTCGCCCGGACGCTGTGGCCGGTCGCCCCCGGTCGCCCGGACCCGCTCGGCCAGCCGGCGGCGCGCGCCTGGCCGCGTCCTGTGGTGCTCGGCGTGCTGGCGCACCGGGCCGGGCTGGACGCGTGGGACCTGGGGCGGCTCGTCGGCTACGACGACGTGCAGACCGTCGTCGCCGCGCTGCTCAAGCTCGAGCCTGCCGACCCGCTCGAGACCACCGGCATGGTCGTGGACCTGCTGCCGGAGATCGACGCGCTCGCCGCGCGGGTGTCGCACCTGCGCCACCCCGTGGAAATCCCTGCAGGCGGCGCGCCGCTCATGGAACGGTGGGCGCAGACCCACGCCGCCACGACCGAGAGGCTGTTCAGTGCCTGA
- a CDS encoding ABC transporter ATP-binding protein, with protein MPEPTLLPTSEPMLAVAPEESPAPGRPQEQAHGSASVAVRGLSVAHGSTLVLDGLDLDLLPGQVHVLLGASGAGKSTVVSALTGTLPAGSTATGAATLHADGEAIDLLDGSRRVRGLRGRVIGAAAQGAGGAFTPTRTIAAQLREAQRVAGRRRTRLGAAHPHRAAGEAEQLVELAHAAGVDPAWLGRFPHQLSGGQLGRLNLVAAMVNHPPVLLADEPTSGLDAEASRTVGVLLASYARAGHTVLVITHDTALARQVAHTVTRVAAGRVVAHGAPDEVLRDAAPAARPRPAVSPDAAALAARGVVVTRGGRPVLAPTDLEVRAGEVVGLTGPSGAGKSTLAAVLAQLESPDAGRVSLGGQRVAGAGLALPPAQRRRVGWVSQHPRMAVDARMTLRRAIELPARLACREVDADALAAAVGLDPALLGRRPHEVSGGELQRACVARALALEPEFLVLDEATSMLDDRTAADVLDLVHDLARSGVGVLLVGHDVTALHAVADRVLFLRPADAGSVLETSPPPPTVVPPLSPTSPTSVRKGAENPCT; from the coding sequence ATGCCTGAGCCGACGCTGTTGCCGACCTCCGAGCCGATGCTCGCCGTGGCGCCGGAGGAGTCGCCTGCGCCCGGCCGCCCGCAGGAGCAGGCCCACGGGTCGGCGAGCGTCGCGGTCCGCGGGCTGTCCGTCGCCCATGGGAGCACGCTCGTGCTCGACGGCCTCGACCTGGACCTGCTGCCCGGGCAGGTCCACGTGCTGCTCGGCGCCTCCGGGGCGGGCAAGTCCACGGTCGTGTCCGCGCTGACCGGGACGCTTCCCGCCGGCTCGACCGCCACGGGCGCCGCCACCCTGCACGCGGACGGCGAGGCGATCGACCTGCTGGACGGCTCGCGGCGCGTGCGCGGGCTGCGGGGCCGGGTCATCGGCGCCGCCGCCCAGGGCGCCGGCGGCGCGTTCACTCCCACCAGGACCATCGCGGCCCAGCTCCGCGAGGCGCAGCGCGTCGCTGGCCGGCGCCGGACCCGCCTCGGCGCGGCGCATCCGCACCGCGCCGCAGGCGAGGCAGAGCAGCTCGTCGAGCTCGCCCACGCGGCCGGGGTGGACCCGGCCTGGCTCGGCCGCTTCCCGCACCAGCTCTCGGGCGGGCAGCTCGGGCGGCTCAACCTCGTGGCGGCGATGGTCAACCACCCGCCCGTGCTCCTCGCCGACGAGCCCACCTCGGGCCTGGACGCGGAGGCGTCGCGGACCGTCGGGGTGCTGCTCGCGTCCTACGCGCGGGCAGGGCACACCGTCCTGGTGATCACGCACGACACCGCCCTCGCCCGCCAGGTGGCCCACACCGTGACGCGGGTCGCCGCCGGACGCGTCGTCGCGCACGGCGCCCCCGACGAGGTGCTGCGCGACGCCGCCCCCGCCGCCCGGCCCCGTCCCGCCGTCAGCCCCGACGCGGCGGCGCTCGCGGCCCGCGGCGTCGTCGTGACGCGCGGCGGCCGGCCGGTGCTCGCTCCCACGGACCTCGAGGTGCGCGCCGGGGAGGTGGTGGGCCTGACCGGCCCGTCCGGCGCCGGGAAGTCGACCCTTGCGGCGGTGCTGGCCCAGCTCGAGTCACCCGACGCCGGGCGCGTGAGCCTCGGCGGCCAGCGGGTGGCCGGCGCCGGGCTGGCGCTTCCACCTGCGCAGCGCCGGCGCGTCGGCTGGGTGTCGCAGCATCCCCGCATGGCGGTGGACGCGCGCATGACGCTCCGCCGGGCCATCGAGCTGCCCGCCCGGCTGGCCTGCCGGGAGGTCGACGCCGACGCGCTCGCGGCGGCTGTCGGGCTGGACCCCGCGCTGCTCGGCCGCCGCCCGCACGAGGTGTCGGGCGGCGAGCTGCAGCGCGCGTGCGTGGCGCGGGCCCTGGCGCTGGAACCAGAGTTCCTGGTGCTCGACGAGGCCACGTCCATGCTCGACGACCGGACCGCCGCCGATGTGCTCGACCTGGTCCACGACCTGGCCCGCTCCGGGGTCGGCGTGCTCCTGGTGGGCCACGATGTGACGGCGCTGCACGCCGTCGCCGACCGTGTGCTGTTCTTGCGGCCTGCGGACGCAGGCTCCGTCCTCGAGACGTCGCCGCCACCGCCGACCGTCGTGCCACCGCTGTCGCCCACGTCCCCGACCTCCGTCCGGAAAGGCGCCGAGAACCCATGCACCTGA